From a region of the Cyprinus carpio isolate SPL01 chromosome A18, ASM1834038v1, whole genome shotgun sequence genome:
- the LOC109063806 gene encoding MTOR-associated protein MEAK7-like isoform X3, translating into MGNADSVVAQKRLARFRPDERPVIEGIFDRLRGTGSSVSSAKTGRVLSLEMLKMTMGKMASESMIKRVFQGMHSIDPGVPLSPGDGIIHEQLVIFLADILRGTAEERAPLVLAMAEGAKATATTTEQIRDFMEDLVSAAVQTLAHRGHLRAWQPDRMGDEPQGVKLLAEQLTSELKSSDQNMCDIPCLEDWLFRIPAVAMFLELLIGEGLGVGLPSRPPPTLLPLCRYAPWSDLRCLLNIPLLMFLSPQLPAGHSAPWRLLFSTNIHGESFTRLVGNCKSKGQTVMLVKDTKGHIFGGFVSQSWEAKPQFQGEFRKKNYNAYSYALQLIFLLLFALGDSRCFLFSVFPYMRVFTCTGYNDHYMYLNQGQQTLPNGLANKTWRN; encoded by the exons ATGGGGAACGCTGACAGTGTTGTAGCGCAGAAACGACTGGCTCGGTTTCGTCCGGATGAGAGACCTGTTATAGAGGGGATATTTGACAGGCTTCGTGGAACTGGATCCTCTGTTTCATCTGCGAAAACGGGCAGGGTTTTATCCCTAGAGATGCTGAAG ATGACAATGGGAAAGATGGCCTCAGAATCAATGATAAAGAGAGTATTCCAGGGCATGCACAGCATTGATCCAGGAGTGCCACTGTCCCCTGGTGATGGGATAATTCACGAGCAGCTGGTGATTTTCCTGGCAGATATTCTTAGAGGAACTGCAGAGGAACGTGCACCTTTGGTCTTGGCAATGGCAGAGGGTGCAAAGGCTACTGCTACCACAACTGAGCAGATCAGAGAT tTTATGGAAGACCTGGTTTCAGCTGCAGTGCAGACTCTAGCCCACAGGGGGCATCTGCGAGCTTGGCAACCAGATCGCATGGGTGATGAGCCTCAAGGTGTCAAGCTACTGGCAGAACAGTTGACCTCAGAATTAAAATCTTCAG ATCAGAATATGTGTGACATTCCTTGTCTGGAAGACTGGCTGTTCCGGATACCAGCAGTGGCCATGTTTTTGGAACTCCTGATTGGTGAGGGTCTAGGAGTTGGGTTGCCCTCCCGTCCTCCCCCAACTCTGTTGCCCCTGTGTCGGTATGCTCCCTGGAGTGACCTCCGTTGTCTCTTGAATATACCTCTTCTGATGTTCCTGTCACCTCAGCTGCCAGCTGGACACAGTGCCCCCTGGAGGCTTCTGTTCTCCACAAACATACACGGGGAAAGCTTCACCCGACTGGTGGGCAACTGCAAAAGTAAAGGTCAAACTGTCATGTTGGTAAAGGACACTAAGGGGCATATCTTCGGGGGCTTTGTGTCTCAAAGCTGGGAGGCCAAACCTCAGTTCCAGGGTGAGTTTAGAAAGAAGAATTATAATGCGTACAGTTACGCATTACAATtaatctttcttcttctttttgcacTAGGTGATTCCAGGTGCTTCCTCTTCTCTGTTTTTCCCTACATGAGAGTGTTCACCTGCACAGGCTATAACGATCATTACATGTACTTGAACCAGGGCCAGCAGACTTTGCCGAATGGCTTG gccaacaagacttggagaaattga
- the LOC109063806 gene encoding MTOR-associated protein MEAK7-like isoform X2 produces MGNADSVVAQKRLARFRPDERPVIEGIFDRLRGTGSSVSSAKTGRVLSLEMLKMTMGKMASESMIKRVFQGMHSIDPGVPLSPGDGIIHEQLVIFLADILRGTAEERAPLVLAMAEGAKATATTTEQIRDFMEDLVSAAVQTLAHRGHLRAWQPDRMGDEPQGVKLLAEQLTSELKSSDQNMCDIPCLEDWLFRIPAVAMFLELLIGEGLGVGLPSRPPPTLLPLCRYAPWSDLRCLLNIPLLMFLSPQLPAGHSAPWRLLFSTNIHGESFTRLVGNCKSKGQTVMLVKDTKGHIFGGFVSQSWEAKPQFQGDSRCFLFSVFPYMRVFTCTGYNDHYMYLNQGQQTLPNGLGMGGQHGYFGLWLDCDFGHGHSRARPLCTTYGSPQLSGDEDFKVDTVEVWGVGQPPEEQEQDEKKKSILDADPEVQAMLELTGKTLHSQGLREPEEDEG; encoded by the exons ATGGGGAACGCTGACAGTGTTGTAGCGCAGAAACGACTGGCTCGGTTTCGTCCGGATGAGAGACCTGTTATAGAGGGGATATTTGACAGGCTTCGTGGAACTGGATCCTCTGTTTCATCTGCGAAAACGGGCAGGGTTTTATCCCTAGAGATGCTGAAG ATGACAATGGGAAAGATGGCCTCAGAATCAATGATAAAGAGAGTATTCCAGGGCATGCACAGCATTGATCCAGGAGTGCCACTGTCCCCTGGTGATGGGATAATTCACGAGCAGCTGGTGATTTTCCTGGCAGATATTCTTAGAGGAACTGCAGAGGAACGTGCACCTTTGGTCTTGGCAATGGCAGAGGGTGCAAAGGCTACTGCTACCACAACTGAGCAGATCAGAGAT tTTATGGAAGACCTGGTTTCAGCTGCAGTGCAGACTCTAGCCCACAGGGGGCATCTGCGAGCTTGGCAACCAGATCGCATGGGTGATGAGCCTCAAGGTGTCAAGCTACTGGCAGAACAGTTGACCTCAGAATTAAAATCTTCAG ATCAGAATATGTGTGACATTCCTTGTCTGGAAGACTGGCTGTTCCGGATACCAGCAGTGGCCATGTTTTTGGAACTCCTGATTGGTGAGGGTCTAGGAGTTGGGTTGCCCTCCCGTCCTCCCCCAACTCTGTTGCCCCTGTGTCGGTATGCTCCCTGGAGTGACCTCCGTTGTCTCTTGAATATACCTCTTCTGATGTTCCTGTCACCTCAGCTGCCAGCTGGACACAGTGCCCCCTGGAGGCTTCTGTTCTCCACAAACATACACGGGGAAAGCTTCACCCGACTGGTGGGCAACTGCAAAAGTAAAGGTCAAACTGTCATGTTGGTAAAGGACACTAAGGGGCATATCTTCGGGGGCTTTGTGTCTCAAAGCTGGGAGGCCAAACCTCAGTTCCAGG GTGATTCCAGGTGCTTCCTCTTCTCTGTTTTTCCCTACATGAGAGTGTTCACCTGCACAGGCTATAACGATCATTACATGTACTTGAACCAGGGCCAGCAGACTTTGCCGAATGGCTTG GGTATGGGTGGTCAGCATGGCTATTTTGGTTTGTGGTTGGACTGCGATTTTGGACACGGCCACAGTAGGGCTCGACCACTCTGCACCACTTATGGCAGTCCTCAGCTTTCAGGAGACGAGGACTTCAAAGTGGACACTGTGGAGGTGTGGGGCGTTGGGCAGCCACCTGAAGAACAGGAGCAG GATGAGAAGAAGAAAAGCATATTAGATGCAGATCCTGAAGTACAGGCCATGTTGGAACTGACAGGGAAGACCCTGCACAGCCAAGGGCTCCGAGAACCTGAGGAGGATGAGGGATAG
- the LOC109063806 gene encoding MTOR-associated protein MEAK7-like isoform X1, with amino-acid sequence MGNADSVVAQKRLARFRPDERPVIEGIFDRLRGTGSSVSSAKTGRVLSLEMLKMTMGKMASESMIKRVFQGMHSIDPGVPLSPGDGIIHEQLVIFLADILRGTAEERAPLVLAMAEGAKATATTTEQIRDFMEDLVSAAVQTLAHRGHLRAWQPDRMGDEPQGVKLLAEQLTSELKSSDQNMCDIPCLEDWLFRIPAVAMFLELLIGEGLGVGLPSRPPPTLLPLCRYAPWSDLRCLLNIPLLMFLSPQLPAGHSAPWRLLFSTNIHGESFTRLVGNCKSKGQTVMLVKDTKGHIFGGFVSQSWEAKPQFQGEFRKKNYNAYSYALQLIFLLLFALGDSRCFLFSVFPYMRVFTCTGYNDHYMYLNQGQQTLPNGLGMGGQHGYFGLWLDCDFGHGHSRARPLCTTYGSPQLSGDEDFKVDTVEVWGVGQPPEEQEQDEKKKSILDADPEVQAMLELTGKTLHSQGLREPEEDEG; translated from the exons ATGGGGAACGCTGACAGTGTTGTAGCGCAGAAACGACTGGCTCGGTTTCGTCCGGATGAGAGACCTGTTATAGAGGGGATATTTGACAGGCTTCGTGGAACTGGATCCTCTGTTTCATCTGCGAAAACGGGCAGGGTTTTATCCCTAGAGATGCTGAAG ATGACAATGGGAAAGATGGCCTCAGAATCAATGATAAAGAGAGTATTCCAGGGCATGCACAGCATTGATCCAGGAGTGCCACTGTCCCCTGGTGATGGGATAATTCACGAGCAGCTGGTGATTTTCCTGGCAGATATTCTTAGAGGAACTGCAGAGGAACGTGCACCTTTGGTCTTGGCAATGGCAGAGGGTGCAAAGGCTACTGCTACCACAACTGAGCAGATCAGAGAT tTTATGGAAGACCTGGTTTCAGCTGCAGTGCAGACTCTAGCCCACAGGGGGCATCTGCGAGCTTGGCAACCAGATCGCATGGGTGATGAGCCTCAAGGTGTCAAGCTACTGGCAGAACAGTTGACCTCAGAATTAAAATCTTCAG ATCAGAATATGTGTGACATTCCTTGTCTGGAAGACTGGCTGTTCCGGATACCAGCAGTGGCCATGTTTTTGGAACTCCTGATTGGTGAGGGTCTAGGAGTTGGGTTGCCCTCCCGTCCTCCCCCAACTCTGTTGCCCCTGTGTCGGTATGCTCCCTGGAGTGACCTCCGTTGTCTCTTGAATATACCTCTTCTGATGTTCCTGTCACCTCAGCTGCCAGCTGGACACAGTGCCCCCTGGAGGCTTCTGTTCTCCACAAACATACACGGGGAAAGCTTCACCCGACTGGTGGGCAACTGCAAAAGTAAAGGTCAAACTGTCATGTTGGTAAAGGACACTAAGGGGCATATCTTCGGGGGCTTTGTGTCTCAAAGCTGGGAGGCCAAACCTCAGTTCCAGGGTGAGTTTAGAAAGAAGAATTATAATGCGTACAGTTACGCATTACAATtaatctttcttcttctttttgcacTAGGTGATTCCAGGTGCTTCCTCTTCTCTGTTTTTCCCTACATGAGAGTGTTCACCTGCACAGGCTATAACGATCATTACATGTACTTGAACCAGGGCCAGCAGACTTTGCCGAATGGCTTG GGTATGGGTGGTCAGCATGGCTATTTTGGTTTGTGGTTGGACTGCGATTTTGGACACGGCCACAGTAGGGCTCGACCACTCTGCACCACTTATGGCAGTCCTCAGCTTTCAGGAGACGAGGACTTCAAAGTGGACACTGTGGAGGTGTGGGGCGTTGGGCAGCCACCTGAAGAACAGGAGCAG GATGAGAAGAAGAAAAGCATATTAGATGCAGATCCTGAAGTACAGGCCATGTTGGAACTGACAGGGAAGACCCTGCACAGCCAAGGGCTCCGAGAACCTGAGGAGGATGAGGGATAG